The stretch of DNA CAGGATAAAATTCTGCTATTCCGTGACGTATTCTTTTGTTCCACAGAAATTTTTAGCAAGAACCGTTAAGATTTTTGTCGTTTGGATTAAATCCTCGATTTCCATGAACTCATCATAACCATGGAGATTATTGTTGTTTGTACCAGGGCCATAATTAATACCTGGGATTCCATTTTGAATAAACCAGCGTGTATCTGATTGCCCTAACATTCCTACTACAGGAAGTGTGGTTCCTGATACCTCTTGAATGGCCGATTGCAATTCCTCAATTAGAGGTGAATTCGCTTCAGTTACGGTTGGATTGGTTTGAAAATCCGGCACTCGCTCTACCTGGATGTTCATCTCTGGATCTTCCATCTGAAGCCTTTCAATCATAGTAAATACCCGATTATAAATATCATCAAGGGTTTGTTCTGGAATCACCCGAAAGTCCACCTCAATCTCACAGGTCCCAGGGACAACATTCACCTTGGTTCCCCCATTGATAACTCCAACATTGACGGTCGTATAACTCATTCCCTCAACTTCTGAAGGTTCATTTTTTAATTGTTCTTGCAGGTTAGTTAATTCTAGTATGACTTTTGCCATTTTTTCAACGGCATTTATTCCCTTCCATTTGAAGGCTGCATGAGCAGGACGGCCTGTTGATTTAATTCTTAACTGAAGAACTCCAGCCATAGCGCGAACGATATGATTGCTGTAGCCTTCCACGACCACCATATCACCGGTAACTAATCCTTGACCAGTGACATAACCTGCTCCTAGAACACCGCCAGTTTCTTCATCACAAGTAGCTGTGATCACAATATCACCGTAAAAAGGAATTCCGGACTTCTTTAACGCCACAGCAGCCATAATATAAGCGGTTAATCGCCCTTTGGAGTCTGTTGCACCTCTTCCATATACCTTACCATTAGCAATGGCTCCTGAAAATGGCGGGTAGGTCCATTGTTCCAAGTCTCCTGCTGGAACCGTATCAATATGAGAGTTAAAAATTAAATTTTTCCCTCCTCCATTCCCCTTCATGACAGCAATAACATTTTTCCGAGGTGTTGGCAGATTTAATTTCCTCGTCTCTTCCTCAGGCACATTGACTACCTTTACCTCAAATCCTAACGATAATAGTTCCTTTTCAAGAAAGTTACAAATTTCCTCATAGTTTCCTGGTGGATTTTCACTAGGAATTTGAATCATTTTTTGCAATAGAGATACGATTTCATTACTCATCGAATCTACTACTTTTTCAATTGCTACATTCATGGTTGCACCCCTTTCTCTTTACAACAATATTAATGCAAGTTCTGTGCCAATCTGTTAACAAGGTTTTTAATATTATATATTAAAGTTTCGATAGGAATTAGGTTCATTTAGGTGAGGATACACGGCCAACTTTTTAACCTAAACGAACTTATATTTGTTTCAAATGACAATTAAAAAAGGGGAAAGAATAACTCCTCCCCTCGAGCATTTACTTCACATCGTCAAAGAATGGCTGAAGCGCTTCTTTCGGCACAGGTTTCGTAACTAGACTGACAACAATAAATGAGATGAAGCTGACCATGACTCCAGGTATAACCTCATTAATCCCCAACGGATTACCTGCTAAGTACCAGAACAATGCTGTGAAGAAGCCGCCGATCATCGAAACAATGGCGCCCGCTGCTGTACCTCTTTTCCAGTTAAGGCCTAGAATTACCGTTGCAAAGAAAAAGCTCGCTGTTAAGGATGCCTGGAGAACGACTATGAATTGAACAATGTCCAACTGTCTTAAGGCCAAGAAAATTGGGATAATTCCTAGTACTAGTACCGCAATTCGGTTTACCTTCATTTTTTCACTGTCACTGGCGTTAGGCTTGATCATCGTGGCATAGAAATCATGTGAAAACGCGGAAGCAGATACCATCATAATGCCGGAAACTGTACTCATTATCGCTGAGAGGATTGCTAAAATAATCAAGGACCCCACAACTGGCGGAAGTATATTAATGGCCATGATGGTAGAAGCAATATCAGGTGTAGGCATATATGGGAAGAGTGCTCGAATGGCCATGCCTGCTGCTGCTACAGAAATACCAACAACTGCTTGGAAAATAAATGAAAAGCCTATTGCTAATTTAACGGTCTTCCTATCTCTTAATGTATACATTCTTGCTAACTCATATGGCGCTGCGGCCATTGCAAACCCAAAGGCTGCACCAAAACCAAGCAACTCCTTAAAACCGAAATGCCAGCTTAACATATTAGGACTAAATTCGGCTA from Neobacillus sp. CF12 encodes:
- a CDS encoding ArgE/DapE family deacylase, translated to MNVAIEKVVDSMSNEIVSLLQKMIQIPSENPPGNYEEICNFLEKELLSLGFEVKVVNVPEEETRKLNLPTPRKNVIAVMKGNGGGKNLIFNSHIDTVPAGDLEQWTYPPFSGAIANGKVYGRGATDSKGRLTAYIMAAVALKKSGIPFYGDIVITATCDEETGGVLGAGYVTGQGLVTGDMVVVEGYSNHIVRAMAGVLQLRIKSTGRPAHAAFKWKGINAVEKMAKVILELTNLQEQLKNEPSEVEGMSYTTVNVGVINGGTKVNVVPGTCEIEVDFRVIPEQTLDDIYNRVFTMIERLQMEDPEMNIQVERVPDFQTNPTVTEANSPLIEELQSAIQEVSGTTLPVVGMLGQSDTRWFIQNGIPGINYGPGTNNNNLHGYDEFMEIEDLIQTTKILTVLAKNFCGTKEYVTE
- a CDS encoding sodium/proline symporter — translated: MFEVSTTFYVVLVLYFAVILGIGIWSGTKNKGTEDFLVAGRSIGPLVGGAAFAATQMSAGTFVGTLGIHYLTGGSFLWIWAGLWFGWLIAATLVGPKFQAFKGLTVPDYVGTRFNSKAARGISALLILVAYTVYLTAQYQAGGNIFQTLFGIPFIWGAIITVGITLLYTMIGGMRATAYSDFVQAIIMAGCFFAALPLLFNQAGGTEFVGNFLAEFSPNMLSWHFGFKELLGFGAAFGFAMAAAPYELARMYTLRDRKTVKLAIGFSFIFQAVVGISVAAAGMAIRALFPYMPTPDIASTIMAINILPPVVGSLIILAILSAIMSTVSGIMMVSASAFSHDFYATMIKPNASDSEKMKVNRIAVLVLGIIPIFLALRQLDIVQFIVVLQASLTASFFFATVILGLNWKRGTAAGAIVSMIGGFFTALFWYLAGNPLGINEVIPGVMVSFISFIVVSLVTKPVPKEALQPFFDDVK